In Alteromonas mediterranea DE, a single genomic region encodes these proteins:
- the recF gene encoding DNA replication/repair protein RecF (All proteins in this family for which functions are known are DNA-binding proteins that assist the filamentation of RecA onto DNA for the initiation of recombination or recombinational repair.), whose protein sequence is MKLDKVQITQFRNLTSVSFSPSPSLTVIVGANGSGKSSLIEALYYLGFGRSFRTNKHSAVIQNEKDNFSVFASCKDELGEALKLGFQRNRNDSFTCSINGEHSNKLSDLVSLVPLQLFTPQSTDLIIGSPSERRRFCDWGLFHVEHDFQTLANQYTKFLKHRNALLKQQASLTAPQNTYWEEKFAELGESLTSIRVSYIDKLTPLFKVYAEEFLPNFNVELSYYKGWEKDVSLSESLVKKREYDGKIGHTSSGPHKADLRLKVNGVNAQELLSRGQLRMAVAALQMSQTKLFNSATQRKSIFLLDDVGAELDADKREQFIDGLLKMDTQVFVTAIESSQLAFIQKYNEKKMFHVEHGSVKEE, encoded by the coding sequence TACCCAGTTCCGTAATCTAACTTCCGTATCGTTTTCTCCTTCGCCGTCATTAACTGTTATTGTTGGCGCGAATGGAAGTGGCAAGTCTTCGCTCATCGAAGCCCTCTATTATTTGGGTTTTGGTCGCTCGTTCAGAACAAATAAACACAGCGCTGTTATCCAAAATGAAAAAGACAATTTTAGTGTTTTCGCTTCCTGTAAAGATGAGTTAGGTGAAGCGTTAAAGCTTGGCTTTCAGCGTAATAGAAATGATTCATTCACTTGCAGCATAAATGGTGAGCACTCCAATAAGCTTTCTGATTTGGTCAGTCTTGTTCCTCTTCAACTTTTTACGCCTCAAAGTACCGATCTCATTATTGGCTCTCCATCAGAACGAAGACGATTTTGTGATTGGGGATTGTTTCACGTGGAACATGATTTCCAAACTCTTGCGAACCAATACACTAAATTTCTAAAACACCGCAACGCGCTATTGAAACAACAGGCGAGTCTTACAGCACCTCAAAATACGTATTGGGAAGAAAAGTTCGCAGAGTTGGGAGAATCGTTAACCTCCATACGAGTTAGTTACATAGATAAACTTACCCCATTATTTAAAGTTTACGCCGAAGAATTTCTTCCGAACTTTAATGTTGAATTAAGTTACTATAAGGGGTGGGAAAAAGATGTTTCTTTATCAGAAAGCCTAGTTAAAAAACGTGAGTATGATGGTAAAATAGGACATACCTCTTCTGGGCCCCATAAAGCTGATCTAAGGCTTAAAGTGAATGGGGTGAATGCCCAGGAGCTTTTATCGAGAGGGCAGCTTAGAATGGCAGTAGCTGCGCTTCAAATGTCACAAACCAAGCTATTTAACTCTGCAACGCAGCGTAAAAGCATATTTCTACTTGATGACGTTGGCGCTGAACTAGATGCCGATAAAAGAGAACAATTTATTGATGGGTTGCTTAAGATGGATACGCAGGTTTTCGTTACTGCAATAGAATCCTCGCAACTCGCTTTTATACAAAAATACAACGAAAAGAAAATGTTTCACGTGGAACATGGAAGCGTGAAAGAGGAGTAA